In a genomic window of Colias croceus chromosome 20, ilColCroc2.1:
- the LOC123700679 gene encoding uncharacterized protein LOC123700679 isoform X1, whose protein sequence is MERRACVVWNFILFSIDVGSQLTPSLFDDTNREHINLAAYGDAEHRGQNWYAYESQNSGESGSYQRSSGDIRSSSLSSGSGSVSSSLSSEASSIETKERRRATKTYRQCTPCPQDMMKKYTNFGIKWICAAYQRARRSFKSECMMRYRNCQDGTMFVKISDKRCRNSTYHGRHWFYIYRV, encoded by the exons ATGGAGCGCCGAGCGTGTGTTGTATggaatttcatattattttcaattgacg TCGGAAGCCAGCTAACCCCATCACTATTCGATGATACCAACCGAGAGCATATAAACCTGGCTGCGTATGGAGACGCTGAACACAGGGGTCAGAACTGGTACGCGTACGAAAGCCAGAACTCTGGGGAGAGTGGCAGCTATCAGAGGTCCAGCGGTGATATTCGAAGCAG TTCTCTCTCGTCCGGATCAGGGAGCGTGTCTTCAAGTTTATCTTCCGAAGCATCCTCCATTGAAACTAAAGAAAGACGTAGAGC GACTAAAACGTACCGTCAATGCACACCATGTCCCCAggatatgatgaaaaaatacactaatttCGGTATAAAGTGGATTTGTGCTGCTTACCAACGTGCCAGACGATCGTTCAAGAGCGAATGCATGATGCGGTATAGAAACTGTCAGGATGGAACTA tgTTTGTGAAAATATCCGACAAGCGATGCAGGAACAGCACATATCACGGGAGACACTGGTTCTACATTTATAGagtttaa
- the LOC123700679 gene encoding uncharacterized protein LOC123700679 isoform X2, whose protein sequence is METLNTGVRTGTRTKARTLGRVAAIRGPAVIFEAAIFSSLSSGSGSVSSSLSSEASSIETKERRRATKTYRQCTPCPQDMMKKYTNFGIKWICAAYQRARRSFKSECMMRYRNCQDGTMFVKISDKRCRNSTYHGRHWFYIYRV, encoded by the exons ATGGAGACGCTGAACACAGGGGTCAGAACTGGTACGCGTACGAAAGCCAGAACTCTGGGGAGAGTGGCAGCTATCAGAGGTCCAGCGGTGATATTCGAAGCAG CGATTTTCAGTTCTCTCTCGTCCGGATCAGGGAGCGTGTCTTCAAGTTTATCTTCCGAAGCATCCTCCATTGAAACTAAAGAAAGACGTAGAGC GACTAAAACGTACCGTCAATGCACACCATGTCCCCAggatatgatgaaaaaatacactaatttCGGTATAAAGTGGATTTGTGCTGCTTACCAACGTGCCAGACGATCGTTCAAGAGCGAATGCATGATGCGGTATAGAAACTGTCAGGATGGAACTA tgTTTGTGAAAATATCCGACAAGCGATGCAGGAACAGCACATATCACGGGAGACACTGGTTCTACATTTATAGagtttaa
- the LOC123700677 gene encoding uncharacterized protein LOC123700677 isoform X1, with translation MTSFVGGLSAHRVQSSIPEMWTVRALVVFCLIASVWGDEDRSAFASAQASALAQAGGGGGYFPNPIYSNCNREGDMFSVPSLGGCLVCGCFSTPYGSLYTRCRPCSESCGGYLPPVPDQRLRRLTSHIWENANSYFEEPIPEPWPIPRPIPINPCPPPIVIPRPIPIPVPVPGRPIPVPVPVPVPSPPEKIYVPGPPRPYPVERPVPVPFPVNRPYPVPSPPRILPVPLPVPQPIPVPGPEKNIPVPVPVPSPPVPIPVPVPGPTRDVPVPVPVPSPPVPVPFPIPINRYIPVQGPDRLVPVPVPVTQNKYYPVPVIIYVSPMCRGQAPLVPFQIPGDYCHVHICRIKYNYVYIESQTLPNCNSYTPDYPYLFPGGSSASAAANAAANSWGGGSSASANAEANAAAYGGGGYPGYGGLGGLGGLGGMGGLGGLGGLGGYGGGWAQANAEANANAYSGGGLGPYGGGWSNAQASAEAAANAYGGGGYGGLGGLDLGGLGGMGGYGGLGGLGGGWSSAQAQADASANAYGGGGGYLGGLGGLGGLGGLGGYGGYSSADASANAIANAGGYADMGGLGGLGGLGGLGGLGGMGGMGGLGGYGGSWANANAEANAASSGNGWASAIADASANANGGGGLLGGLGGLGGYGGLGGLGGLGGLGGLGGYGGSSASAEALANAAAGGYGGLGGWGDASAQALAQASAWGKNAEADE, from the exons ATGACATCTTTTGTGGGTGGTCTCTCCGCTCACAGGGTCCAGAGTTCGATTCCCGAGATGTGGACCGTTAGAGCATTGGTGGTATTCTGCTTGATCGCCTCAGTATGGGGTGACG AAGACCGCAGCGCTTTCGCCAGCGCGCAAGCGTCCGCGCTTGCGCAGGCGGGCGGTGGTGGAGGTTACTTCCCTAACCCCATTT ACTCCAACTGCAACCGCGAAGGAGACATGTTCTCAGTCCCCAGCCTGGGTGGCTGTCTCGTGTGCGGATGCTTCAGCACCCCCTACGGTTCACTTTACACCAGGTGCCGCCCCTGCAGTGAAAGCTGTGGAG GCTATCTCCCTCCTGTTCCAG ACCAAAGACTAAGGCGCCTAACATCGCATATATGGGAAAATGCAAACTCTTATTTTGAAG AGCCAATTCCTGAACCGTGGCCGATTCCGAGACCGATACCAATCAACCCAT GCCCACCACCGATCGTGATCCCACGACCAATCCCCATCCCGGTCCCAGTGCCAGGCAGACCCATCCCCGTCCCCGTCCCCGTACCGGTACCATCCCCACCCGAAAAGATCTACGTGCCTGGTCCACCAAGGCCATACCCTGTAGAGCGCCCTGTACCCGTACCTTTTCCAGTTAACCGACCATACCCGGTACCATCACCACCAAGAATCTTGCCTGTACCACTACCCGTACCGCAACCGATTCCAGTACCAGGACCCGAAAAGAACATTCCAGTACCTGTTCCAGTTCCATCCCCACCTGTGCCTATCCCAGTTCCTGTACCAGGACCCACTAGAGATGTACCAGTACCAGTGCCAGTACCATCACCACCCGTACCCGTACCTTTCCCAATACCGATCAACAGATACATCCCCGTACAAGGACCTGATCGTTTGGTACCTGTACCTGTACCTGTTACTC aaaacaaATACTACCCCGTACCTGTGATAATTTATGTGT CACCCATGTGCCGTGGACAGGCTCCGTTAGTACCCTTCCAAATCCCAGGCGACTATTGTCACGTACACATTTGCAGAATCAAATACAATTATGTATACATTGAATCGCAGACCTTGCCCAACT GCAACTCCTATACTCCAGATTATCCCT atCTCTTCCCCGGAGGTTCTTCCGCATCCGCAGCGGCTAATGCTGCAGCCAACAGCTGGGGAGGTGGCTCAAGTGCATCAGCGAACGCCGAAGCGAATGCCGCCGCTTATGGAGGCGGTGGATATCCAGGATATGGTGGCCTCGGAGGATTAGGCGGCCTTGGCGGTATGGGAGGTCTCGGAGGATTAGGTGGCCTCGGAGGTTATGGCGGTGGATGGGCTCAAGCTAATGCTGAAGCTAATGCTAACGCTTATAGCGGAGGTGGCCTAGGACCGTATGGCGGCGGATGGTCAAATGCTCAAGCTAGCGCAGAGGCGGCTGCCAACGCATACGGCGGCGGCGGCTACGGAGGACTCGGAGGATTAGATTTAGGAGGCTTAGGAGGAATGGGAGGATACGGAGGACTCGGAGGTCTTGGAGGCGGATGGTCCAGTGCTCAAGCTCAAGCTGATGCCTCTGCCAATGCTTACGGCGGCGGCGGTGGTTACCTCGGTGGCCTCGGAGGTCTCGGAGGTTTAGGAGGCCTAGGCGGATATGGCGGCTATTCAAGTGCTGACGCAAGTGCGAACGCAATTGCAAATGCAGGAGGATACGCCGACATGGGAGGATTAGGAGGATTAGGAGGACTAGGAGGACTAGGAGGTTTAGGTGGTATGGGCGGTATGGGAGGCTTAGGAGGCTATGGAGGTAGTTGGGCCAATGCCAACGCTGAAGCCAACGCAGCCAGCTCAGGAAACGGTTGGGCAAGCGCTATCGCTGATGCTTCTGCAAACGCTAATGGAGGTGGTGGTCTCCTAGGAGGGCTCGGAGGACTCGGAGGATACGGAGGACTCGGAGGGCTCGGAGGGCTCGGAGGTCTCGGTGGATTAGGAGGATACGGAGGTTCCTCAGCATCGGCTGAAGCATTAGCCAACGCTGCTGCGGGCGGTTATGGTGGTTTGGGCGGATGGGGCGACGCTTCCGCTCAGGCTCTCGCGCAAGCGAGCGCGTGGGGAAAGAACGCCGAGGCTGATGAGTAA
- the LOC123700677 gene encoding proline-rich protein 36-like isoform X2, protein MTSFVGGLSAHRVQSSIPEMWTVRALVVFCLIASVWGDEDRSAFASAQASALAQAGGGGGYFPNPIYSNCNREGDMFSVPSLGGCLVCGCFSTPYGSLYTRCRPCSESCGDQRLRRLTSHIWENANSYFEEPIPEPWPIPRPIPINPCPPPIVIPRPIPIPVPVPGRPIPVPVPVPVPSPPEKIYVPGPPRPYPVERPVPVPFPVNRPYPVPSPPRILPVPLPVPQPIPVPGPEKNIPVPVPVPSPPVPIPVPVPGPTRDVPVPVPVPSPPVPVPFPIPINRYIPVQGPDRLVPVPVPVTQNKYYPVPVIIYVSPMCRGQAPLVPFQIPGDYCHVHICRIKYNYVYIESQTLPNCNSYTPDYPYLFPGGSSASAAANAAANSWGGGSSASANAEANAAAYGGGGYPGYGGLGGLGGLGGMGGLGGLGGLGGYGGGWAQANAEANANAYSGGGLGPYGGGWSNAQASAEAAANAYGGGGYGGLGGLDLGGLGGMGGYGGLGGLGGGWSSAQAQADASANAYGGGGGYLGGLGGLGGLGGLGGYGGYSSADASANAIANAGGYADMGGLGGLGGLGGLGGLGGMGGMGGLGGYGGSWANANAEANAASSGNGWASAIADASANANGGGGLLGGLGGLGGYGGLGGLGGLGGLGGLGGYGGSSASAEALANAAAGGYGGLGGWGDASAQALAQASAWGKNAEADE, encoded by the exons ATGACATCTTTTGTGGGTGGTCTCTCCGCTCACAGGGTCCAGAGTTCGATTCCCGAGATGTGGACCGTTAGAGCATTGGTGGTATTCTGCTTGATCGCCTCAGTATGGGGTGACG AAGACCGCAGCGCTTTCGCCAGCGCGCAAGCGTCCGCGCTTGCGCAGGCGGGCGGTGGTGGAGGTTACTTCCCTAACCCCATTT ACTCCAACTGCAACCGCGAAGGAGACATGTTCTCAGTCCCCAGCCTGGGTGGCTGTCTCGTGTGCGGATGCTTCAGCACCCCCTACGGTTCACTTTACACCAGGTGCCGCCCCTGCAGTGAAAGCTGTGGAG ACCAAAGACTAAGGCGCCTAACATCGCATATATGGGAAAATGCAAACTCTTATTTTGAAG AGCCAATTCCTGAACCGTGGCCGATTCCGAGACCGATACCAATCAACCCAT GCCCACCACCGATCGTGATCCCACGACCAATCCCCATCCCGGTCCCAGTGCCAGGCAGACCCATCCCCGTCCCCGTCCCCGTACCGGTACCATCCCCACCCGAAAAGATCTACGTGCCTGGTCCACCAAGGCCATACCCTGTAGAGCGCCCTGTACCCGTACCTTTTCCAGTTAACCGACCATACCCGGTACCATCACCACCAAGAATCTTGCCTGTACCACTACCCGTACCGCAACCGATTCCAGTACCAGGACCCGAAAAGAACATTCCAGTACCTGTTCCAGTTCCATCCCCACCTGTGCCTATCCCAGTTCCTGTACCAGGACCCACTAGAGATGTACCAGTACCAGTGCCAGTACCATCACCACCCGTACCCGTACCTTTCCCAATACCGATCAACAGATACATCCCCGTACAAGGACCTGATCGTTTGGTACCTGTACCTGTACCTGTTACTC aaaacaaATACTACCCCGTACCTGTGATAATTTATGTGT CACCCATGTGCCGTGGACAGGCTCCGTTAGTACCCTTCCAAATCCCAGGCGACTATTGTCACGTACACATTTGCAGAATCAAATACAATTATGTATACATTGAATCGCAGACCTTGCCCAACT GCAACTCCTATACTCCAGATTATCCCT atCTCTTCCCCGGAGGTTCTTCCGCATCCGCAGCGGCTAATGCTGCAGCCAACAGCTGGGGAGGTGGCTCAAGTGCATCAGCGAACGCCGAAGCGAATGCCGCCGCTTATGGAGGCGGTGGATATCCAGGATATGGTGGCCTCGGAGGATTAGGCGGCCTTGGCGGTATGGGAGGTCTCGGAGGATTAGGTGGCCTCGGAGGTTATGGCGGTGGATGGGCTCAAGCTAATGCTGAAGCTAATGCTAACGCTTATAGCGGAGGTGGCCTAGGACCGTATGGCGGCGGATGGTCAAATGCTCAAGCTAGCGCAGAGGCGGCTGCCAACGCATACGGCGGCGGCGGCTACGGAGGACTCGGAGGATTAGATTTAGGAGGCTTAGGAGGAATGGGAGGATACGGAGGACTCGGAGGTCTTGGAGGCGGATGGTCCAGTGCTCAAGCTCAAGCTGATGCCTCTGCCAATGCTTACGGCGGCGGCGGTGGTTACCTCGGTGGCCTCGGAGGTCTCGGAGGTTTAGGAGGCCTAGGCGGATATGGCGGCTATTCAAGTGCTGACGCAAGTGCGAACGCAATTGCAAATGCAGGAGGATACGCCGACATGGGAGGATTAGGAGGATTAGGAGGACTAGGAGGACTAGGAGGTTTAGGTGGTATGGGCGGTATGGGAGGCTTAGGAGGCTATGGAGGTAGTTGGGCCAATGCCAACGCTGAAGCCAACGCAGCCAGCTCAGGAAACGGTTGGGCAAGCGCTATCGCTGATGCTTCTGCAAACGCTAATGGAGGTGGTGGTCTCCTAGGAGGGCTCGGAGGACTCGGAGGATACGGAGGACTCGGAGGGCTCGGAGGGCTCGGAGGTCTCGGTGGATTAGGAGGATACGGAGGTTCCTCAGCATCGGCTGAAGCATTAGCCAACGCTGCTGCGGGCGGTTATGGTGGTTTGGGCGGATGGGGCGACGCTTCCGCTCAGGCTCTCGCGCAAGCGAGCGCGTGGGGAAAGAACGCCGAGGCTGATGAGTAA
- the LOC123700677 gene encoding translation initiation factor IF-2-like isoform X3 produces the protein MTSFVGGLSAHRVQSSIPEMWTVRALVVFCLIASVWGDEDRSAFASAQASALAQAGGGGGYFPNPIYSNCNREGDMFSVPSLGGCLVCGCFSTPYGSLYTRCRPCSESCGGYLPPVPEPIPEPWPIPRPIPINPCPPPIVIPRPIPIPVPVPGRPIPVPVPVPVPSPPEKIYVPGPPRPYPVERPVPVPFPVNRPYPVPSPPRILPVPLPVPQPIPVPGPEKNIPVPVPVPSPPVPIPVPVPGPTRDVPVPVPVPSPPVPVPFPIPINRYIPVQGPDRLVPVPVPVTQNKYYPVPVIIYVSPMCRGQAPLVPFQIPGDYCHVHICRIKYNYVYIESQTLPNCNSYTPDYPYLFPGGSSASAAANAAANSWGGGSSASANAEANAAAYGGGGYPGYGGLGGLGGLGGMGGLGGLGGLGGYGGGWAQANAEANANAYSGGGLGPYGGGWSNAQASAEAAANAYGGGGYGGLGGLDLGGLGGMGGYGGLGGLGGGWSSAQAQADASANAYGGGGGYLGGLGGLGGLGGLGGYGGYSSADASANAIANAGGYADMGGLGGLGGLGGLGGLGGMGGMGGLGGYGGSWANANAEANAASSGNGWASAIADASANANGGGGLLGGLGGLGGYGGLGGLGGLGGLGGLGGYGGSSASAEALANAAAGGYGGLGGWGDASAQALAQASAWGKNAEADE, from the exons ATGACATCTTTTGTGGGTGGTCTCTCCGCTCACAGGGTCCAGAGTTCGATTCCCGAGATGTGGACCGTTAGAGCATTGGTGGTATTCTGCTTGATCGCCTCAGTATGGGGTGACG AAGACCGCAGCGCTTTCGCCAGCGCGCAAGCGTCCGCGCTTGCGCAGGCGGGCGGTGGTGGAGGTTACTTCCCTAACCCCATTT ACTCCAACTGCAACCGCGAAGGAGACATGTTCTCAGTCCCCAGCCTGGGTGGCTGTCTCGTGTGCGGATGCTTCAGCACCCCCTACGGTTCACTTTACACCAGGTGCCGCCCCTGCAGTGAAAGCTGTGGAG GCTATCTCCCTCCTGTTCCAG AGCCAATTCCTGAACCGTGGCCGATTCCGAGACCGATACCAATCAACCCAT GCCCACCACCGATCGTGATCCCACGACCAATCCCCATCCCGGTCCCAGTGCCAGGCAGACCCATCCCCGTCCCCGTCCCCGTACCGGTACCATCCCCACCCGAAAAGATCTACGTGCCTGGTCCACCAAGGCCATACCCTGTAGAGCGCCCTGTACCCGTACCTTTTCCAGTTAACCGACCATACCCGGTACCATCACCACCAAGAATCTTGCCTGTACCACTACCCGTACCGCAACCGATTCCAGTACCAGGACCCGAAAAGAACATTCCAGTACCTGTTCCAGTTCCATCCCCACCTGTGCCTATCCCAGTTCCTGTACCAGGACCCACTAGAGATGTACCAGTACCAGTGCCAGTACCATCACCACCCGTACCCGTACCTTTCCCAATACCGATCAACAGATACATCCCCGTACAAGGACCTGATCGTTTGGTACCTGTACCTGTACCTGTTACTC aaaacaaATACTACCCCGTACCTGTGATAATTTATGTGT CACCCATGTGCCGTGGACAGGCTCCGTTAGTACCCTTCCAAATCCCAGGCGACTATTGTCACGTACACATTTGCAGAATCAAATACAATTATGTATACATTGAATCGCAGACCTTGCCCAACT GCAACTCCTATACTCCAGATTATCCCT atCTCTTCCCCGGAGGTTCTTCCGCATCCGCAGCGGCTAATGCTGCAGCCAACAGCTGGGGAGGTGGCTCAAGTGCATCAGCGAACGCCGAAGCGAATGCCGCCGCTTATGGAGGCGGTGGATATCCAGGATATGGTGGCCTCGGAGGATTAGGCGGCCTTGGCGGTATGGGAGGTCTCGGAGGATTAGGTGGCCTCGGAGGTTATGGCGGTGGATGGGCTCAAGCTAATGCTGAAGCTAATGCTAACGCTTATAGCGGAGGTGGCCTAGGACCGTATGGCGGCGGATGGTCAAATGCTCAAGCTAGCGCAGAGGCGGCTGCCAACGCATACGGCGGCGGCGGCTACGGAGGACTCGGAGGATTAGATTTAGGAGGCTTAGGAGGAATGGGAGGATACGGAGGACTCGGAGGTCTTGGAGGCGGATGGTCCAGTGCTCAAGCTCAAGCTGATGCCTCTGCCAATGCTTACGGCGGCGGCGGTGGTTACCTCGGTGGCCTCGGAGGTCTCGGAGGTTTAGGAGGCCTAGGCGGATATGGCGGCTATTCAAGTGCTGACGCAAGTGCGAACGCAATTGCAAATGCAGGAGGATACGCCGACATGGGAGGATTAGGAGGATTAGGAGGACTAGGAGGACTAGGAGGTTTAGGTGGTATGGGCGGTATGGGAGGCTTAGGAGGCTATGGAGGTAGTTGGGCCAATGCCAACGCTGAAGCCAACGCAGCCAGCTCAGGAAACGGTTGGGCAAGCGCTATCGCTGATGCTTCTGCAAACGCTAATGGAGGTGGTGGTCTCCTAGGAGGGCTCGGAGGACTCGGAGGATACGGAGGACTCGGAGGGCTCGGAGGGCTCGGAGGTCTCGGTGGATTAGGAGGATACGGAGGTTCCTCAGCATCGGCTGAAGCATTAGCCAACGCTGCTGCGGGCGGTTATGGTGGTTTGGGCGGATGGGGCGACGCTTCCGCTCAGGCTCTCGCGCAAGCGAGCGCGTGGGGAAAGAACGCCGAGGCTGATGAGTAA
- the LOC123700677 gene encoding translation initiation factor IF-2-like isoform X4, whose translation MTSFVGGLSAHRVQSSIPEMWTVRALVVFCLIASVWGDEDRSAFASAQASALAQAGGGGGYFPNPIYSNCNREGDMFSVPSLGGCLVCGCFSTPYGSLYTRCRPCSESCGEPIPEPWPIPRPIPINPCPPPIVIPRPIPIPVPVPGRPIPVPVPVPVPSPPEKIYVPGPPRPYPVERPVPVPFPVNRPYPVPSPPRILPVPLPVPQPIPVPGPEKNIPVPVPVPSPPVPIPVPVPGPTRDVPVPVPVPSPPVPVPFPIPINRYIPVQGPDRLVPVPVPVTQNKYYPVPVIIYVSPMCRGQAPLVPFQIPGDYCHVHICRIKYNYVYIESQTLPNCNSYTPDYPYLFPGGSSASAAANAAANSWGGGSSASANAEANAAAYGGGGYPGYGGLGGLGGLGGMGGLGGLGGLGGYGGGWAQANAEANANAYSGGGLGPYGGGWSNAQASAEAAANAYGGGGYGGLGGLDLGGLGGMGGYGGLGGLGGGWSSAQAQADASANAYGGGGGYLGGLGGLGGLGGLGGYGGYSSADASANAIANAGGYADMGGLGGLGGLGGLGGLGGMGGMGGLGGYGGSWANANAEANAASSGNGWASAIADASANANGGGGLLGGLGGLGGYGGLGGLGGLGGLGGLGGYGGSSASAEALANAAAGGYGGLGGWGDASAQALAQASAWGKNAEADE comes from the exons ATGACATCTTTTGTGGGTGGTCTCTCCGCTCACAGGGTCCAGAGTTCGATTCCCGAGATGTGGACCGTTAGAGCATTGGTGGTATTCTGCTTGATCGCCTCAGTATGGGGTGACG AAGACCGCAGCGCTTTCGCCAGCGCGCAAGCGTCCGCGCTTGCGCAGGCGGGCGGTGGTGGAGGTTACTTCCCTAACCCCATTT ACTCCAACTGCAACCGCGAAGGAGACATGTTCTCAGTCCCCAGCCTGGGTGGCTGTCTCGTGTGCGGATGCTTCAGCACCCCCTACGGTTCACTTTACACCAGGTGCCGCCCCTGCAGTGAAAGCTGTGGAG AGCCAATTCCTGAACCGTGGCCGATTCCGAGACCGATACCAATCAACCCAT GCCCACCACCGATCGTGATCCCACGACCAATCCCCATCCCGGTCCCAGTGCCAGGCAGACCCATCCCCGTCCCCGTCCCCGTACCGGTACCATCCCCACCCGAAAAGATCTACGTGCCTGGTCCACCAAGGCCATACCCTGTAGAGCGCCCTGTACCCGTACCTTTTCCAGTTAACCGACCATACCCGGTACCATCACCACCAAGAATCTTGCCTGTACCACTACCCGTACCGCAACCGATTCCAGTACCAGGACCCGAAAAGAACATTCCAGTACCTGTTCCAGTTCCATCCCCACCTGTGCCTATCCCAGTTCCTGTACCAGGACCCACTAGAGATGTACCAGTACCAGTGCCAGTACCATCACCACCCGTACCCGTACCTTTCCCAATACCGATCAACAGATACATCCCCGTACAAGGACCTGATCGTTTGGTACCTGTACCTGTACCTGTTACTC aaaacaaATACTACCCCGTACCTGTGATAATTTATGTGT CACCCATGTGCCGTGGACAGGCTCCGTTAGTACCCTTCCAAATCCCAGGCGACTATTGTCACGTACACATTTGCAGAATCAAATACAATTATGTATACATTGAATCGCAGACCTTGCCCAACT GCAACTCCTATACTCCAGATTATCCCT atCTCTTCCCCGGAGGTTCTTCCGCATCCGCAGCGGCTAATGCTGCAGCCAACAGCTGGGGAGGTGGCTCAAGTGCATCAGCGAACGCCGAAGCGAATGCCGCCGCTTATGGAGGCGGTGGATATCCAGGATATGGTGGCCTCGGAGGATTAGGCGGCCTTGGCGGTATGGGAGGTCTCGGAGGATTAGGTGGCCTCGGAGGTTATGGCGGTGGATGGGCTCAAGCTAATGCTGAAGCTAATGCTAACGCTTATAGCGGAGGTGGCCTAGGACCGTATGGCGGCGGATGGTCAAATGCTCAAGCTAGCGCAGAGGCGGCTGCCAACGCATACGGCGGCGGCGGCTACGGAGGACTCGGAGGATTAGATTTAGGAGGCTTAGGAGGAATGGGAGGATACGGAGGACTCGGAGGTCTTGGAGGCGGATGGTCCAGTGCTCAAGCTCAAGCTGATGCCTCTGCCAATGCTTACGGCGGCGGCGGTGGTTACCTCGGTGGCCTCGGAGGTCTCGGAGGTTTAGGAGGCCTAGGCGGATATGGCGGCTATTCAAGTGCTGACGCAAGTGCGAACGCAATTGCAAATGCAGGAGGATACGCCGACATGGGAGGATTAGGAGGATTAGGAGGACTAGGAGGACTAGGAGGTTTAGGTGGTATGGGCGGTATGGGAGGCTTAGGAGGCTATGGAGGTAGTTGGGCCAATGCCAACGCTGAAGCCAACGCAGCCAGCTCAGGAAACGGTTGGGCAAGCGCTATCGCTGATGCTTCTGCAAACGCTAATGGAGGTGGTGGTCTCCTAGGAGGGCTCGGAGGACTCGGAGGATACGGAGGACTCGGAGGGCTCGGAGGGCTCGGAGGTCTCGGTGGATTAGGAGGATACGGAGGTTCCTCAGCATCGGCTGAAGCATTAGCCAACGCTGCTGCGGGCGGTTATGGTGGTTTGGGCGGATGGGGCGACGCTTCCGCTCAGGCTCTCGCGCAAGCGAGCGCGTGGGGAAAGAACGCCGAGGCTGATGAGTAA